The proteins below come from a single Streptomyces sp. MRC013 genomic window:
- a CDS encoding Tex family protein — protein sequence MTTSIEGRIAEELGVRERQVRAAVELLDGGSTVPFVARYRKEATGMLDDAQLRTLEERLRYLRELEDRRAAILDSVREQGKLTEELEARIREADTKARLEDVYLPFKPKRRTRAQTAREAGLGPLAEGLLSDPGVEPLAAAAAFVDPDRGVADPAAALEGARAILTERFSEDADLIGELRERMWTRGRLVAKVREGREEAGAKFADYFDFAEPFTRLPSHRVLAMLRGEKEDVLELALEPEEPAEGPSAYEGMVARRFGIADRGRPADRWLAETVRWAWRTRILVHLGIDLRLRLRTAAEDEAVRVFAANLRDLLLAAPAGTRATLGLDPGYRTGVKVAVVDATGKVVATDTIHPHVPHNKWDASLAVLARLAKEHAVELVAVGNGTASRETDRLAADLIARHPELGLTRVMVSEAGASVYSASAFASQELPGLDVSLRGAVSIARRLQDPLAELVKIDPKSIGVGQYQHDLSEVKLSRSLDAVVEDCVNGVGVDVNTASAPLLSRVSGIGAGLAENIVAYRDANGPFRSRRALKDVPRLGPKAYEQCAGFLRIRGGDDPLDASAVHPEAYPVVRRMAKATGGEVAALIGDTGVLRSLRPEDFVDGRFGLPTVVDILRELEKPGRDPRPAFRTAAFREGVEKIGDLEAGMVLEGVVTNVAAFGAFVDVGVHQDGLVHVSALSREFVKDPREVVKPGDVVKVKVLDVDVARKRISLTLRLDDEAEAGPASGGRQRRERGARPPRQRQDRRGGDRQAPPSADGAMADALRRAGLLGGGSGGGR from the coding sequence GTGACGACGTCCATCGAAGGCAGGATCGCCGAGGAGCTCGGTGTACGGGAGCGGCAGGTCAGGGCGGCCGTGGAGCTGCTGGACGGCGGTTCGACCGTGCCGTTCGTCGCGCGCTACCGCAAAGAGGCGACCGGGATGCTCGACGACGCGCAGCTGCGCACCCTGGAGGAGCGGCTGCGCTACCTCCGGGAGCTGGAGGACCGGCGCGCCGCGATCCTCGACTCCGTGCGCGAGCAGGGGAAGCTGACCGAGGAGCTGGAGGCCCGCATCCGGGAGGCCGACACCAAGGCCCGCCTGGAGGACGTCTACCTGCCGTTCAAGCCGAAGCGGCGCACCAGGGCCCAGACCGCCCGGGAGGCCGGGCTCGGTCCGCTGGCCGAGGGGCTGCTCTCGGACCCGGGCGTCGAACCGCTCGCGGCCGCCGCCGCGTTCGTCGACCCGGACCGGGGCGTCGCCGACCCGGCCGCCGCGCTGGAGGGCGCGCGGGCGATCCTCACCGAGCGGTTCTCGGAGGACGCCGACCTGATCGGCGAGTTGCGCGAGCGGATGTGGACGCGCGGCCGGCTGGTGGCGAAGGTCCGCGAGGGGCGGGAGGAGGCGGGCGCCAAGTTCGCCGACTACTTCGACTTCGCGGAGCCGTTCACCCGGCTGCCCTCGCACCGGGTGCTGGCGATGCTGCGCGGCGAGAAGGAGGACGTGCTGGAGCTGGCCCTGGAGCCGGAGGAACCGGCCGAGGGCCCGTCCGCCTACGAGGGGATGGTCGCCCGGCGGTTCGGGATCGCCGACCGGGGCCGGCCGGCCGACCGGTGGCTGGCGGAGACGGTCCGCTGGGCGTGGCGCACCCGCATTCTGGTGCACCTCGGCATCGACCTGCGGCTGCGGCTGCGCACGGCCGCCGAGGACGAGGCCGTCCGGGTGTTCGCCGCGAACCTGCGGGACCTGCTGCTGGCCGCGCCCGCCGGGACGCGGGCGACCCTGGGCCTGGACCCCGGCTACCGCACGGGCGTCAAGGTCGCCGTGGTCGACGCGACCGGCAAGGTCGTGGCGACGGACACGATCCACCCGCACGTGCCGCACAACAAGTGGGACGCGTCCCTGGCGGTGCTGGCTCGGCTGGCGAAGGAGCACGCCGTGGAGCTCGTCGCCGTGGGCAACGGCACCGCGTCGCGCGAGACGGACAGGCTCGCCGCCGACCTGATCGCCCGCCACCCCGAGCTGGGCCTGACCAGGGTGATGGTGTCGGAGGCGGGCGCCTCGGTGTACTCGGCGTCGGCGTTCGCCTCGCAGGAGCTTCCCGGGCTCGACGTGTCGCTGCGCGGCGCCGTGTCGATCGCGCGGCGGCTGCAGGACCCGCTCGCCGAACTGGTGAAGATCGACCCGAAGTCGATCGGGGTCGGCCAGTACCAGCACGACCTGTCCGAGGTGAAGCTCTCCCGGTCCCTGGACGCGGTCGTCGAGGACTGCGTGAACGGCGTCGGCGTCGACGTCAACACGGCCTCCGCGCCGCTGCTGTCGCGGGTGTCGGGCATCGGCGCCGGACTGGCCGAGAACATCGTGGCGTACCGGGACGCCAACGGGCCGTTCCGCTCGCGCAGGGCCCTGAAGGACGTGCCGCGCCTCGGCCCGAAGGCGTACGAGCAGTGCGCGGGCTTCCTGCGGATCCGCGGCGGCGACGACCCGCTCGACGCGTCGGCGGTGCACCCGGAGGCGTACCCGGTGGTGCGGCGGATGGCGAAGGCGACCGGCGGCGAGGTCGCGGCGCTGATCGGCGACACGGGCGTGCTGCGGTCGCTGCGCCCGGAGGACTTCGTCGACGGGAGGTTCGGCCTGCCGACCGTCGTGGACATCCTGCGGGAGCTGGAGAAGCCGGGCCGCGACCCGCGCCCGGCCTTCCGCACCGCCGCCTTCCGGGAGGGCGTCGAGAAGATCGGCGACCTGGAGGCCGGGATGGTGCTGGAGGGCGTGGTCACCAACGTGGCGGCGTTCGGCGCGTTCGTGGACGTCGGCGTCCACCAGGACGGCCTGGTGCACGTGTCCGCCTTGTCGCGGGAGTTCGTGAAGGACCCGCGCGAGGTGGTGAAGCCGGGCGACGTGGTGAAGGTGAAGGTGCTCGACGTCGACGTGGCGCGCAAGCGGATCTCGCTGACGCTGCGCCTGGACGACGAGGCGGAGGCCGGCCCGGCCTCCGGCGGGCGGCAGCGCCGCGAGCGGGGGGCCCGTCCGCCGCGGCAGCGCCAGGACCGGCGCGGCGGCGACCGGCAGGCGCCGCCGTCCGCCGACGGCGCGATGGCGGACGCCCTGCGCAGGGCGGGACTGCTGGGCGGCGGCTCCGGCGGGGGCCGCTGA
- a CDS encoding ABC-F family ATP-binding cassette domain-containing protein — protein sequence MTATLVAKNLAAGHAERSLFSGLDLVVAPGDVIGLVGVNGAGKSTLLRLLAGLDTPEDGEVRLSPRTAAVGHLPQEPERRPGETLGGFLARRTGVAGAQAAMDAATRGLVDGAPGADDTYAAALERWLALGGADLDDRAGETTAALGLTVGLDRPMTALSGGQAARAGLASLLLSRYDVFLLDEPTNDLDLDGLERLEAFVRGLRAGTVVISHDREFLARTVTAVLELDLAQQRTALYGGGYDSYLEERETARRHAREDYEEYADRKAALEGRARTQRSWMDKGVRNARRKAGDNDKIGRRFRSEASEKQAAKARQTQRMIERLETVEEPRKEWELRMEIAAAPRSGAVVAALRDAEVRRGGFAFGPVTLQVDWADRIAVTGANGAGKSTLLAVLLGRLPLDAGHAALGSGVVVGEVDQARRLFHGEQTLLDAFCAAAPDTEPAEVRTLLAKFGLKAAHVLRPATTLSPGERTRAALALLQGRGVNLLVLDEPTNHLDLPAIEQLESALDAYTGTLLLVTHDRRMLDTVRVTRRFEVADGQVAEV from the coding sequence ATGACTGCCACCCTCGTCGCCAAGAACCTCGCCGCCGGACACGCCGAGCGCTCCCTCTTCTCCGGTCTCGACCTCGTCGTCGCCCCCGGGGACGTCATCGGCCTCGTCGGCGTCAACGGCGCCGGCAAGTCGACGCTGCTGCGGCTCCTCGCCGGACTGGACACCCCCGAGGACGGCGAGGTCCGCCTGTCGCCGCGCACCGCCGCCGTCGGCCACCTCCCGCAGGAGCCCGAGCGGCGGCCGGGGGAGACCCTCGGGGGCTTCCTCGCCCGCCGCACGGGCGTCGCCGGGGCGCAGGCGGCGATGGACGCGGCGACCCGGGGCCTCGTCGACGGGGCGCCCGGGGCCGACGACACGTACGCCGCCGCCCTGGAGCGCTGGCTCGCCCTCGGCGGCGCCGACCTGGACGACCGGGCCGGGGAGACCACCGCGGCGCTCGGCCTCACCGTGGGCCTCGACCGGCCCATGACCGCCCTCTCCGGCGGCCAGGCGGCCCGCGCCGGGCTCGCCTCGCTGCTCCTCTCCCGCTACGACGTCTTCCTCCTCGACGAGCCGACCAACGACCTCGACCTGGACGGGCTGGAGCGGCTGGAGGCCTTCGTCCGGGGCCTGCGCGCGGGCACGGTCGTCATCAGCCACGACCGCGAGTTCCTCGCCCGCACCGTCACCGCGGTCCTCGAACTCGACCTCGCCCAGCAGCGGACGGCCCTCTACGGCGGCGGCTACGACTCCTACCTGGAGGAGCGGGAGACGGCCCGCCGCCACGCCCGCGAGGACTACGAGGAGTACGCCGACAGGAAGGCCGCCCTGGAGGGGCGCGCCCGGACGCAGCGCTCCTGGATGGACAAGGGCGTCAGGAACGCCCGCCGCAAGGCGGGCGACAACGACAAGATCGGCCGCAGGTTCCGCAGCGAGGCCAGCGAGAAGCAGGCCGCCAAGGCGCGGCAGACCCAGCGGATGATCGAGCGGCTGGAGACCGTGGAGGAGCCCCGCAAGGAGTGGGAGCTGCGCATGGAGATCGCCGCCGCGCCCCGCTCGGGCGCCGTCGTGGCGGCGCTGCGCGACGCCGAGGTCCGGCGCGGCGGCTTCGCGTTCGGCCCGGTGACCCTCCAGGTCGACTGGGCCGACCGGATCGCCGTCACCGGCGCCAACGGCGCGGGCAAGTCCACCCTCCTCGCCGTGCTCCTCGGCAGGCTCCCGCTGGACGCCGGCCACGCGGCGCTCGGCTCCGGCGTCGTCGTCGGCGAGGTCGACCAGGCACGGCGGCTGTTCCACGGCGAGCAGACCCTGCTGGACGCCTTCTGCGCGGCCGCCCCCGACACCGAGCCGGCGGAGGTGCGGACGCTCCTGGCCAAGTTCGGGCTCAAGGCCGCCCACGTGCTGCGTCCGGCGACGACGCTCTCGCCGGGGGAGCGGACCCGCGCCGCCCTCGCCCTCCTCCAGGGCCGCGGCGTGAACCTGCTCGTCCTGGACGAGCCGACCAACCACCTCGACCTGCCGGCGATCGAGCAGTTGGAGTCGGCCCTCGACGCGTACACCGGGACGCTGCTCCTCGTCACCCACGACCGGCGCATGCTCGACACCGTCCGCGTGACCCGCCGTTTCGAGGTCGCGGACGGCCAGGTCGCCGAGGTCTGA